One window of the Chryseobacterium sp. CY350 genome contains the following:
- a CDS encoding nucleoside phosphorylase: MLNKLSASELVLNTDGSVYHLNLLPEDIAEKIILVGDPDRVPKVSQYFDTVEIKKNKREFYTHTGTLRGKRISVLSTGIGTENIDIVMNELDALVNIDLQKKEFKTEHKTLELYRMGTCGSVNPDVQVDNMLVTQNVVGFDGLMHFYKDHNFENEFSKNFTQKFPYETIKPMLYFSEWSAELGEIFKDAKYHGNTATFPGFYAPQGRELRLKALDDQFLETLNDLGITNFEMETSAIYAFAKLLGHKAITVNNVIANRRRGEFSSDHHNSEKRLIEWVLERVIK, translated from the coding sequence ATGCTAAATAAACTTTCAGCTTCAGAGCTTGTTCTTAATACTGACGGAAGCGTTTATCACCTGAATCTTCTACCGGAAGATATCGCAGAAAAAATAATTCTTGTGGGCGATCCAGATCGTGTACCAAAAGTCTCTCAATATTTTGACACTGTAGAAATTAAAAAAAACAAAAGAGAATTCTATACCCATACAGGAACTTTACGTGGTAAAAGAATTTCTGTGTTATCAACAGGAATTGGTACTGAAAACATTGATATTGTGATGAATGAGCTGGATGCTTTGGTGAATATCGATCTTCAGAAAAAAGAATTTAAAACAGAGCACAAAACTCTTGAACTGTACAGAATGGGAACTTGCGGAAGCGTAAATCCTGATGTACAGGTCGATAATATGCTGGTTACTCAAAATGTAGTTGGTTTTGACGGACTGATGCATTTTTACAAGGATCACAATTTTGAGAACGAATTTTCTAAAAACTTCACACAGAAATTTCCATATGAAACAATTAAACCGATGCTTTATTTTTCAGAATGGTCGGCAGAATTGGGTGAAATTTTTAAAGATGCAAAATATCACGGTAATACAGCTACTTTTCCCGGATTTTATGCTCCGCAAGGCAGAGAACTTCGTTTGAAAGCTCTTGATGATCAATTCCTTGAGACTTTAAACGATCTCGGAATCACCAATTTTGAAATGGAAACATCGGCTATTTATGCATTTGCAAAACTTTTGGGTCATAAAGCAATTACTGTAAACAATGTAATTGCCAACAGAAGACGCGGAGAGTTTTCGTCTGATCACCACAACTCTGAAAAACGACTCATAGAATGGGTTTTGGAAAGAGTTATTAAATAA
- a CDS encoding enoyl-ACP reductase FabI encodes MSYGLLKGKKGIIFGALNEQSIAWKVAERCHEEGAEFILSNAPIALRMGELNGLAEKTGSEVIGADATSTEDLGKLFDAAIAKFGKIDFILHSIGMSVNVRKGKHYTEMNYDWTEKGWDISAVSFHKVMRTAWEKDCMNEWGSILALSYIAAQRTFPDYNDMSDNKAYLESIARTFGNYWGERKVRVNTVSQSPTVTTAGSGVKGFGGFLGYAEDMSPLGNATALECADYCVTLFSDLTKKVTMQNLFHDGGFSSSGVTQKVIAKYDM; translated from the coding sequence ATGTCATACGGTTTACTTAAAGGGAAGAAGGGAATTATTTTTGGAGCCCTTAATGAACAATCTATCGCATGGAAAGTTGCTGAGAGATGCCATGAAGAAGGCGCTGAGTTTATTTTATCAAATGCTCCTATCGCATTGAGAATGGGAGAACTGAATGGTTTAGCAGAAAAAACCGGTTCTGAAGTGATTGGTGCCGATGCAACGTCTACAGAAGATCTTGGGAAACTTTTTGATGCTGCCATTGCAAAATTTGGTAAGATTGATTTTATCCTTCACTCAATAGGAATGTCCGTAAATGTAAGAAAAGGGAAACATTATACAGAAATGAATTACGACTGGACAGAAAAAGGATGGGATATTTCGGCAGTTTCTTTTCATAAAGTAATGCGTACCGCGTGGGAAAAAGACTGTATGAACGAATGGGGAAGCATTCTTGCTTTATCGTATATTGCTGCTCAAAGAACGTTCCCTGATTATAATGATATGTCTGACAACAAAGCTTATCTCGAAAGTATTGCCAGAACTTTCGGAAACTATTGGGGTGAGAGAAAAGTGCGTGTAAACACTGTTTCTCAGTCTCCTACGGTAACTACTGCAGGAAGCGGAGTAAAAGGTTTCGGAGGATTTCTTGGTTATGCCGAAGATATGTCTCCTCTTGGAAACGCAACCGCTTTGGAATGTGCCGATTACTGTGTAACTTTATTTTCTGATCTTACTAAAAAAGTAACGATGCAGAATCTTTTCCATGATGGAGGTTTCAGCAGTTCAGGAGTTACCCAGAAAGTAATTGCAAAATACGATATGTAA
- a CDS encoding IS256 family transposase, protein MIDKEDLLNNKDFYKSFKNGEDLTSFFKEMHKRAVEHMLDAELDTHLDNEKHEKSITGNYRNGYGTKKIKSSFGESEIKVPRDREGSFEPALVPKRHNIIDGLENIIISFYAKGMSVSDIEEQIKEMYDFEVSTSTISRITNAVASEVVSWQNRPLEDLYLIVWMDGIVFKVRENSKVINKTVYLAVGLNRDGRKEVLGMWLGKNESSAFWMGVLTDLKARGVEDILITATDNLNGFTQTIRSVFPESQTQICVVHQIRNACKYVVWKDRKEFSADMKHIYTAPTKQADEAVLGDFAAKWESKYSYSIASWRNNWDELTVFFEFPLEIRKIIYTTNLIENLNGKIRKYTINKMSFPTDDAVMKSVYLALKEATKKWTMPIQNWGIVLNQFMLIFEQRLRL, encoded by the coding sequence ATGATAGACAAAGAAGACTTATTAAACAACAAGGATTTCTATAAGTCCTTTAAAAATGGAGAAGACCTAACCTCTTTCTTCAAAGAAATGCATAAGCGAGCTGTAGAACATATGCTTGATGCAGAATTGGACACCCATCTGGATAATGAAAAGCATGAGAAATCCATCACTGGAAATTACAGAAACGGATATGGGACCAAAAAGATAAAATCCTCATTTGGCGAATCTGAAATTAAAGTTCCCCGAGATAGAGAAGGCAGTTTTGAGCCTGCATTAGTCCCCAAAAGACACAACATCATCGATGGTTTGGAGAATATTATTATCTCATTCTATGCTAAAGGAATGAGTGTAAGCGATATTGAAGAACAAATCAAAGAAATGTATGATTTTGAAGTCTCCACATCTACCATCTCACGAATCACCAATGCTGTTGCCAGTGAAGTGGTGAGTTGGCAGAACCGTCCGCTTGAAGATTTATACCTCATTGTCTGGATGGATGGCATTGTTTTCAAGGTAAGGGAAAACTCCAAAGTCATTAATAAAACCGTTTATCTGGCTGTGGGATTAAACCGTGACGGGAGAAAGGAAGTGTTAGGAATGTGGCTTGGAAAAAATGAAAGTTCAGCTTTCTGGATGGGCGTTCTCACAGATTTAAAAGCCCGTGGTGTAGAGGATATTCTCATCACCGCCACCGATAATTTAAACGGATTTACCCAGACTATTCGTTCTGTTTTTCCTGAATCTCAAACCCAAATTTGTGTCGTACACCAAATCAGAAATGCCTGCAAATATGTGGTTTGGAAGGACAGAAAAGAATTTTCTGCCGATATGAAACATATTTACACCGCTCCAACAAAACAAGCAGATGAAGCAGTTCTGGGTGATTTTGCAGCAAAATGGGAAAGCAAATATTCTTATTCTATTGCATCCTGGCGGAATAATTGGGATGAACTGACCGTATTTTTTGAATTCCCTTTAGAGATCCGAAAAATCATTTATACCACCAATTTAATTGAAAACCTCAACGGTAAAATTCGAAAATACACCATAAACAAAATGTCTTTTCCTACAGATGATGCCGTCATGAAATCAGTGTATCTCGCTTTAAAAGAAGCTACTAAAAAATGGACAATGCCAATTCAAAATTGGGGTATTGTTCTTAACCAGTTTATGCTTATTTTTGAACAAAGGCTCAGATTATAA
- a CDS encoding cytochrome-c peroxidase, with protein MSFNTVDEGIKVEKTFVEEGLLKFKIQLENLKSDVYLYKEDKITIGKLQSSLKDTRNSYKEIEFYIAYHYPEFSKTHLNAAPLFRIEAAGTSAYTLPPEGLQVLDELIFSDEADDRKDKIIEITDFLFNNYNNFYVSTIKNGLSKGNNKTLALRIELIRIYTLGLTGFDTPGSLNISEEASFAFRGMQKYIQTESYFKNFDTSKAEKLISESIIYLSKNQDFETFDRIEFYKKYLQPIYEELGIWDGNSDDLKEFSGWNVSNKNFFSSDFLDPYFFTILKSSEDNNELRNLGKEIFFDENLSDNGKMSCATCHLPENGFADGEAKSLSNAEGKTVLRNSPSLYNAVFAKRFFYDMRAFYLEQQAEHVIYNSDEFNTSYESIIKKLKTKPDYKKAFRKAFKNGDIDKQNFSKALSSYVSSLYSFDSDFDRFMRSEKEISDDAKKGFNLFMGKANCATCHFAPHFSGLVPPFFNENESEVLGVTKKPIKISPLEIDSDQGRIKSNVKKEDSWIYENSFKTMTVRNIALTKPYFHNGAFNTLEEVLDFYNEGGGEGLGLKIKNQTLPADKLNLTETEIKQIIAFLNSLTDVSKAKVK; from the coding sequence ATGTCTTTTAATACAGTTGATGAAGGGATAAAAGTTGAAAAAACATTTGTCGAAGAAGGTTTATTAAAATTTAAAATTCAACTTGAAAATTTAAAATCAGACGTTTACCTCTATAAGGAAGATAAAATTACCATCGGAAAACTACAGTCTTCCTTAAAAGATACCAGAAATTCGTACAAAGAAATTGAATTCTACATCGCCTACCATTATCCTGAATTTTCAAAAACACATCTTAATGCAGCTCCCTTATTTAGAATTGAAGCAGCCGGAACTTCTGCTTACACGTTGCCTCCGGAAGGCTTGCAGGTACTTGATGAACTGATTTTTTCTGATGAAGCAGATGACCGGAAAGATAAAATCATCGAAATCACAGATTTTCTGTTCAATAATTATAATAATTTTTATGTAAGTACGATAAAAAATGGCTTAAGCAAAGGAAATAATAAAACTTTAGCTTTAAGAATCGAACTTATCAGAATTTATACGCTAGGATTAACGGGCTTTGATACGCCAGGATCTCTGAATATTTCTGAAGAAGCTTCATTTGCTTTTCGGGGAATGCAAAAGTATATTCAGACCGAATCTTATTTTAAAAATTTCGATACTTCCAAAGCAGAAAAGCTTATCTCAGAAAGCATAATTTATCTCTCAAAAAATCAGGATTTTGAAACATTTGACCGTATAGAATTTTATAAAAAATACCTACAGCCTATATATGAAGAATTGGGTATATGGGATGGGAATTCAGATGACTTAAAAGAGTTTTCTGGTTGGAATGTCAGCAATAAAAACTTTTTCAGCAGCGATTTTCTTGATCCTTATTTTTTTACAATCTTAAAAAGTTCTGAAGATAATAATGAATTGAGAAATTTAGGTAAAGAAATATTTTTTGATGAAAACCTTAGCGACAACGGTAAAATGAGCTGCGCAACCTGCCACCTTCCGGAAAATGGTTTTGCAGACGGTGAAGCAAAATCTCTGAGTAATGCAGAAGGAAAAACGGTTTTGAGAAATTCTCCTTCCTTATATAATGCAGTTTTTGCCAAAAGATTTTTCTACGATATGCGTGCTTTTTATCTCGAACAACAGGCAGAACATGTCATCTATAATAGCGATGAATTTAATACCAGTTACGAAAGCATCATCAAAAAACTAAAAACAAAACCTGATTATAAAAAGGCATTCCGCAAAGCATTCAAAAATGGAGATATTGATAAACAGAATTTCTCTAAAGCCTTAAGTTCGTATGTTTCATCTTTATATTCTTTCGACAGCGATTTTGACAGGTTTATGAGAAGCGAGAAAGAAATTTCAGATGATGCCAAAAAAGGATTCAATCTTTTTATGGGCAAAGCCAATTGTGCAACCTGTCATTTTGCGCCCCATTTTTCAGGTTTGGTTCCTCCGTTTTTTAATGAAAATGAATCTGAAGTTTTGGGTGTGACGAAAAAACCGATTAAAATTTCTCCTTTGGAAATAGATTCTGATCAGGGAAGAATAAAAAGTAATGTCAAAAAAGAAGATTCTTGGATCTATGAAAATTCTTTCAAAACGATGACGGTGAGAAATATTGCTTTAACAAAACCTTACTTTCATAATGGAGCTTTCAATACTTTGGAAGAGGTTTTAGATTTTTATAATGAAGGCGGAGGAGAAGGTTTAGGTTTAAAAATAAAAAATCAGACATTGCCTGCCGACAAACTGAATCTTACAGAAACGGAAATCAAACAAATTATCGCTTTTCTGAATTCTCTGACCGATGTTAGTAAAGCGAAAGTGAAGTAG
- a CDS encoding terpene synthase family protein translates to MKFLKKIYTRFVKSIKDVLIGYSEEKIYYRANTVPPLSVYLLIREATSGVQPYCDYVILQKEYRNLPEEVFDHPYIKRLYSLCSLMIGIHNDIISLPKELMREGNTMNIVKVLQKENNLSLIDAYKKAMEIHDDYLKQFLILQEHLPPFGEYQSNVYDYVQDLGTMISGVYAWHTNDTSRYIDGGYVEGEFSGW, encoded by the coding sequence GTGAAATTCCTGAAAAAAATTTATACAAGATTTGTAAAATCAATTAAGGATGTTTTGATAGGATATTCGGAGGAAAAAATTTATTACAGAGCAAATACAGTTCCTCCTTTGTCGGTTTATCTCCTTATTAGAGAAGCAACAAGCGGAGTACAGCCTTATTGTGACTATGTAATTTTACAGAAAGAGTACCGAAATCTTCCCGAGGAAGTTTTTGATCACCCTTATATCAAACGTCTTTATAGTCTATGCTCACTAATGATTGGAATTCATAATGATATTATTTCTTTACCAAAAGAACTGATGCGGGAAGGTAATACGATGAATATCGTGAAAGTTCTGCAGAAAGAAAATAATTTATCGTTAATAGACGCTTATAAAAAAGCTATGGAAATTCATGATGACTATCTGAAACAATTCTTAATCCTGCAGGAGCATCTTCCTCCATTCGGCGAGTATCAGAGCAATGTGTATGATTATGTGCAGGATCTTGGCACCATGATTTCCGGAGTATATGCATGGCATACAAATGACACATCAAGATACATTGACGGAGGATATGTTGAAGGCGAATTTTCCGGCTGGTAA